The nucleotide sequence aactttgaagaaaCTAGTTCTGTCGGGAATAGAAAAAGGCTCTTACTGATTTTGCCTgcagacgtgctcatggtgcgcatttaaatgatgtaatttttcacatattaaaTGTTAAGAGCCGtgtatgaataaaaatagtgaaacctgaaataatcttAGTTTTTACATGCACTTAGTTAGAGGATAGAAATCAAATGCGGGTATCAtaatgggccttagggccaccaAGTGCTTTGTCTTTGATGGCTAACCCAACTCAACCTAAAGCACTGAAAGCACTGTAAAATCAAAGCGTGCATATGACTCCGCTAGACTTTTTCTTATTGGGTTTTGTGAAGTCGTAGGTTTATATCAATAAGATGTAATAGTCCAGTTCATTGCAGATTCAGATAGATTTATGCAGCAGAGTCATGGTAAATTGTACCTTTTGGATAGGCACTTTTAATCCAATGGATTTTTAAAACAAGTAAAAgtcataggtaggtaggtaggtaggtatagtggttgtcggttgacacacctaggcctgctgtaggcccattgtgataccaccagggctgtcccctctcctcactctacattgtcctcattgaagcaacctgtggctttaatatatttaacaagacttgttatttttacattggctacttctgccaagttattcagggaactttctcctaaaatattgaaccttcttccatccagagccatgcacccgcatagaaagtgttctatagtctcttcttcttcaatatcgttacagcttctacaatagtcgttatagggcgctcccagCCTACTGGCATgtctgccaatcagacaatgccctgttaggaccccgagtagatttctcatatttttcctgtttagttttaacagtcggtttgtgcggcccatgttccattccggccacgtcatttTACTAGTTCTACAGGTCAAGGTCTGAGACCAcagcctgttggcagcactgatagtgtgtttatctataagcatcttacaagttgctaaggGTATAGGAATGTCctctttgtctggttggatcggtaacgTGGTCCCCAATCTCGctaattcatctgctttgcagttgccttctatttctctatgacccggcacccagagcaggtttattgcaaagtactgtgatagttctgtcaaaacgtcgatacattcttttactgtcttcgagttaatattgggcgattttaaagctttcagggccgattggctatctgaaaatatgtttatatcccttgtggtgaggacacttttatttagggctagcaggccctccctgatagccaaaatttcagcttgaaatacactgcagtgatccggtaaccggaatgagGTGTTGGCATACATTCCTTCAGAATAAAtgcctccgcctacttgatcatttagcttggaaccgtctgtatagatgctgattccgcttttattgtccattaccccattgtcccaatcttccctcgttgggaaagttatggtaaaggatgtgtttaagtgcaactctactgagctacaaaagtctgtcgcttgatgtaggaagggatattcgtctagtattctaGCGTGACCccttctgttagtggctaagttagaAGATTCTATTAgcctaagtgccgatttcgccgccagctgcttgctgtaggcctcaatcggtaataaatgcagcatgacattcatcgctgccgtgggtGTAGCctttagtgccccgcttatgcagagactagcacctctttgaatactttctaggcgttttactgttgttcttttctcgagtATTGGCCACCAGACCAATGcaccgtatgtcatgataggccgtaccactgctgtgtatagccagtgtactatttttggggttaggccccattttgcccccacaattcttttgcatgtatagagtgctgtggctgctttttttactctatcattaatcgtttgtttccacgagagcttcctatctaatatCAGTCCTAGGTAGCTCGCCTCTTCCCCAATTGATAGTGTGATACCCTCAAGAGTAGGGGGTTTAGGACAGGTAAcctgtatttcctggtgaacatgattagttctgttttgcTGGGATTTACCCCAAGACCACTCGATGCAGCCCACCGGCTTAcatcgttcaaagcattttgcattatattgcagagggtatctgggaatttccctcttattaatattgcaacatcgtctgcgtaggccactacgtgtattctcctttcctctagattcttcaacaattgattcattgccagaatccacagcagaggagaaagtacaccgCCCTGAGGGGTGCCCCTCCTGACGGATCTGCGTATCGTCGAGGGGCCCAACGTCGAAATTACTAACCTGCCTAGTAGCAACTGTTTAGTAAATTTCACAAGGCCCTCGGCGACACCCAAGTCAGTCATTGCGCTTGTTATGgcctccggtaggatgttgttgaaagcgccttctatgtctaggaaggctaccagaGAATACTCTTTGTCCTCTATTGATTTCTCTATCTCTGAAACTAGTGAATTTAAtgctgtctctgtggatctaCCTATACAGTAAGCGTGTTGTGATCTCGCCAGTAGCGACGGGGTCAAGTTTTCCCTTATAAAGGCGTCTATTAATCGCTCTAGAGTCTTTAATAGGAATGAGGAAAGGCTAataggtctgaagtctttaggCTTTGTATGCGAGCTCCTACCAGCCTTTGGTATGAAAACTACTTTGACTTCCCTCCATCTTAGGGGGACGTAGTTTAGTCGTAATGCTGCTCTGAATATGGTTATCAGCCATTGCATAATGTTGTCCAATGTTTGTTGTAGTTGCGCAGGGATTATCCCGTCTGGTCCCGGTGTTTTATATGGATGGAAATTTTCTACAGCCCAAGTTATCTTGGCTTCTGTGACAATGTTGGGGATGTCGGTACCTAGTACCGCATCCGAAGTTGGAATATTGGCGGTTATCGCTTCCTCTAAGTTACCTGGGAAGTGGGTATTTAGTAATAGGTCTAATGATTCTTCGCTGGATTCTGTCCAGCTGGAGTCTGGCTTCTGAAGATACCCTCTGGGTTGAGCAGACTTGGTTAGGATTTTCCTCAGTCGAGATGCCTCCACCGTAGTCTCGATCTCCCCACAAAAAGTTCTCCATGAAGacctttttgcttttcttatttctttcttatatatttttaatttgtcataGTATAGGTCCCATTCACATTCGCTTTGGGAGAGTTGGGCTCTATTGAATTGTTTCCTGCAATTCTTTTGTAGCTTTTTCAGTTCGGGTGTCCACCAGGGTGGCTTATTCTTCCCTCTATACCTGGCTGCCGGACAAGCCTTATGCAGGGCTTGGTTGCAGCAATTAGTCAGTCTATTGACCATATTGTCTAATGCCTCTATGCTAGAGGGGTTAAAGGGGGGATCCATGGGCAAACGTTCTGCTAGTTCTTGGGAATATCTTAGCCAGTTTGTTTTCCTATGGTTCCTAAATTTTAGTGCTTTAGGATGAATGACCTCTTCTTGGAGCGTGCATTCTATatatctgtgatcagagaatgaaTGTGCATTAAGTACCCTCCAATTCACTATTCTATCTATAATTGAGTCTGAGACTAACGTAATGTCAAGAACTTCCCGAGGATTACGTACAATAAAGGTAGGCTCATTACCGCGATTGCAGAGCAATAATTTGGTactcataataaaattaaagagtgACTCACCTCGTTCGTTAATATCTGAACTACCCCAGGTAGTGTGATGGGCGTTTGCGTCGCCTCCCATAAGTAATATCTTGCCGCAGGCTTCGCTGTCCAGTATTAGCTCTTTTAACAGCTGCGATGGGACTGGATCCCCGTGTGCCATATAGAAGGACGATAGCCGGTACTTGTTACCATCTGTCTCCCAGCTTATCGTAGTTGTGTCTTTATTGCTATATTTATAAATCATAAATGTGGTTAGTTCTGTTTTTGCCATAATACAAGACCTTGATTTACCTTCACAGTCTGCTGTATACAGCTTATATTTCGGTGTCCTCAACCCGCAGATGCGCCCTCCATTGATCCATGGCTCCTGAATGAGGACAAAATCAGGGTTGTCTGCTGCCATGCGATCAATTAGGGCTTGTGATGCTAGCTTACtgtgatgtaaatttatttgtagaAGACGCATGGTTAACACTCTCTGAATCTTCCTGTGAGTCGCTCAAGAGCTCTTTTTCTGAGTATGTTGTACTCAAACCAGCTGTAAGCTCAGTTGTCGTACTTGTACTCATTTTCTTGAGTCTAGCTGTGAGCTCAGACCCTGACGAGCAGTATCCTTCCATGTCGATGCTTTCGACATCGCTGGAGGACTCCATAGGATCTTCCTCAGCGTCATTGGCCTCAATTTCTGAGGCCAATTGGTCGATGGCATCAGCATCTGTTTTATAGGTTCTGACCTTAACCTTGCCAAAACCATAGTTTATCATACCTTCGCTTTTCGCCAAAGGTTCTAGAGAATCGTTTGTTAGTAACAGCATTACTTGCGTTGTGGCACGTTTCGTCACCACACCGTCTACTGTTACGGTATTGTCAAAGGCCTTGACAAATTTCCAGCTCCCCGTAGGAAGGCCTGGGTTGCATGCACTTATTATCTGCATGACTTGCTGTGGGTCAGAGGGTGTAGGGACCCAAACTCGTGCCCTCGGTCGAGACGGGATGTCTTTTTTGTCTAATTTTAATCTGGCCTTGGTACCAGCCAGCGTCAGTGCATGATGGGGGCGGACCTGGATTGCTTAGTAGCACTTCCAGCGTTACGTTGGTCAGAGCGGCCTGCACCCATTTCCATTGGGCTCTGGGAATTCTTCCTTCGGGATCACCCTAATCCAGGACACCAATGATGATGCGATTGCGGGCCACTTCCGCAAACGTTTTATTAGGCGCTATGCCTCGATTTTTCGGTCTTTTCGCTGACGGTTTAACCTCTTCAGTAGACCTCTGTCTTTTGGTGGCAGCTGACGATGTGGTTGGCCTTTCGAGGGTGAAGTTAGGAAGAATCTTCTTCGCCCACTCTATCGACTCCCTTACCTCCTTCGTCAGCTCCTCCGTTGTTGGTGGAGATTCGTGCAGCCTTTTGAGTATCCTGGCGGCATTACGCCTCTCCAGGTACCCTGCTTTAGTTGGATCAGTGATCCTTACTGTCGGCCATTTTCCGGCAGGAGCACTGGCCTCGGTGCTACCTGTGGCAGTCTCTTCACCAGCTCTCCGCATAGCCACAGGACGTCGACTAATTGGTCTGGTTCCGATAACCACCGCAGGAGGTGCCGATGTACTGGGGCTAGGCTTAACCTCAGTCCCAGTGTCAGCGCTTGCCGCCGGTCCACTCTGACTAAGTTTGACTACAGTCATCGTGGTGGCAGATTGAGAGCTCGTTTTGAATGCTGCTCGCTTCTCGGAGCTTGCTGCCCCTTCTGATTTgtttgttccttttgatttttggtttttatcttTTGAATTGTTCATTTGTtggtcccacgagtgtcggagaagAGATGTTCACCtgtgcatagctccgaactacacaggcaaggctagttattacggagggcgccaggtatccgtaagctccgttAGCGACTGGGCTATTTTTGAAAAGGGCCCCCAGCCAGGCTGAtcctcggcacgggtcgcatgacACCTTGATCCGGCCCTTTACCTCACACCATGGTAAAACTCCATTTACAAATGCTGTACTATTAAGGAGTAACGAACACTTATCCGTGGAGTCTTACCTTAGCTAGCTACCTCCCAACTGAGTGCAGGATGAGAACTGTGGTACCTATTTCCAGTCggcaccctcggggagggttcagtggaAACCCCTCCGTCCAGTAAAAGTCATATCTTTATCACCTGCTAGCAGTATGAGTTATTCCGGGCTAATGGTCCTACAGTGCATATACGTAATCAATTGCTTATTGCAATACAATTAAAGCATGCGATGCAAAACATGGTAATTCGTGCAATACGTGCACGGTATAATGGTTCTGCAAGGCTAAGTGCATCCCACCACTGTATCCACTCTTGCAATGTTAATAAAAGTGTCATTGTAAAATTGCCTTGTAAGGTCAAGGGCAAGGCAAAGGCTTAAGCTGATCTCCCTTTAAGCTTCATCATAATTTTTATAGACACACTATGAGGATGCGATATAACAGGATAAGaggtatttgaaaaacaaaatatatatatgtatatatgtgagaTTTATCTCAGTAATTTCTTAGaggttatttatttagtaaatgataaaatattttattaatttgaaataaacgaTTTTACAATGCATTCCTTTTTGAGTTATTGTACCTTTTTCAATAAAACTCGCTCAAACTTCGTACACGCATTGCTCCCCACCTCAGTTAGACTCAATATCAGGTATTACCGTGCACCCGTATAAACTGCGGAACAATAAGCCCCAGAATGtgttaaaattcttaaaaagccttaaaatatagggtacctcagcaggctttgcacaatagatctcttttaaagggtttttcaataagggcgggtagatgttgaaatggtccatatggttcaatatgggccataagaaattggaagggccaccacgtctaccgaaaaatgggcgcaatgcgcgcaacgtttgcgttattgaacactcattttgataataaagttttatcatttgaacgtgctgttcaatcgtgtaacttgccatgatgatttggcataaacaactgaataataaacaaaagatttgacagatgtcaccaaaacaaaatggctgccacagggcgccaaaatcaacccgcgccaattgaaaaaccccttAGTAGCACTGCGCAGTAACCTacctgtaataataataatatcggtTCAAGAAGGCCTTGACAATCAATCAGTCCAGAGACAAGGTCTAAAACAATAATAAGCAAATGGGCATATCTTTGTATCTCAAGAAATTGTGGGCttataaatttaaaacgaaATTGAGTGGTTTAAGAGCGAAAGGAAAAAATGCAATTCTGGTAGAGAGtgaagagtttttttaattggtaTTCATATAAcagatttatatgaaaacttagCCAAGCGGTTGAGTTCTGTCTACTACAATGAGTTCTGTCTACTACATATGAGAATGACCGAAAATCTGGCATTTATAACAGACGATGAACGGTACAGGAACATGGTTTCGTAACAGTACAACCAAAAGTGCCAaaagtgtttatggtgccgctttggtttcgtcgattctgtttaggcattttttatgttaaagaaaatatcgataagatcacagaaataatcgaagttgaccggtatgttagtagtcgtatcaTCGCCAAGGAGCTGAAGATCGATCATAAGacaattttaaaccattttcgcaaatttttccgtaaaaataatttatttcgttttctcCAGACAACACAGGCTAAAGCAGAcggtacaatttttctttgcgaCCTCGATTGTTAGGTTGAATTGGCAGTCGGTCTTGAAATCAACTCACTTAGAAagttgccgatccattgtgatatcaCAATAGCTGTTTATCCGCTGTTTATTCGCTACTCCTCGTTAAATCATTCATCGATTGACTTGAATTTATAAGCGTTTTTTCAGTTCCTTTCATGTTATTGAAGTCATTGGCAATTTTCATCATCTGCGTTGTAAAACATACATAGGTCAAATGAGTCTTTGATAAATGAAATACGAATCACAACAAAAAGAGTAATTCAAGTTTTCCTGATATTataggtattttattttcttgcccCAGAAATGTTTGTTATAATACAAATCTTTAAAACCAAAACATAGCTGACGTTCGTCGCAGCGAACATCACAAAAGACTAATTTGTATTTATGGTCCAAGTGACTGTTTCGGCTATGAGCGAAATTCTATTCAAAATGCTACGGTTGCCTTGCTTATAAGTAAAAGGTGATCAGATTCGAGGTACTTCTTCTTATAGGACCATTTTTGACAGATCTCACGTGagtactgtcaaactaaatcattgacatttcatcatggaaagacttatatCCAACAACGTTTATAAATCGTACAATTATACTActaaaatcgacgctctgtgaaaagtgttcatcgagTGCTCAGGTCACCCTACATTTTTGGCtttatggctacgtcaataagcaaaatcgcCATATTTGGCCTGAAGATCCCCCCGAAGTCAGTCAAGGACAGCCCTTGAAaataactgtttggtgcggcctataggctggaggaatcattggcccatattattcaaagacgaggctagcgccaatgtaacagtaaatggcgaacTTTATCGCGCCATGACAAATGGCTTTTGATGGCGAGTTTTGACTTTGATTGAAGCTCGTTATCTGtaaaacatttggtttcaacaagctATGTACAAGCTacaatcaccctttatttatttagtactaCAATGCTCGGCTTACTAATGATCATCGGATGgccctttttctttatttatttaaatgtgaaCTCATGGTATTTAGGAATTGTtagaaacatattttaataatacttgCCATTTAGAAAATACAGGCTATTTTATATTGATATGCTCATGGAATGACTTTAACGATTCAGAAGCGTTAACTGATTTTATTGTGgcagaacaaaaataaacaattcaaaatttaGCTACAGAGCTTCGATCGattgattcgttttttatgTAACAGCaagaatttatgatttttaaccATATTTTTGCACATAACCGCGCCCTCTTTAGAGACTCCTTCAAATTATGTTAAAATCTTTCCGAATCACTAAtctttaaaatgcaaaaactcCTCGCAAACCGGAGCACTCATTTTTTTCTTGCGCTATTGTTTAAATGGCGGAATAAAAGTCCAGggtattccattttatttaaatttagtttttttacatcACGAGTACAGTCTTCTGTTATAACTTCAGCTTCTTCCAACTGTACTCGTATTATTAGGgcagcttctttttttttttatgaatcttCAAAACGTCGGATAGGCGCGTACGCCATACCCGATTGTTGCTTCGCGAAGTTAATGCATTAACTAAGTATTTCAGGGCTTTATTTTGTTTAGGGACTTTGATGTGTCGAGTATTACTACTAACAGAAGTGAACCAAGTTAAAcctctatacatatatacatatttacagatatttgaaaatatgtacCATATTTTGCGCAGCCATCAGCGGGCTAAAGCAAACCAAATTATAACAGATTGTTGGCCTCTGGAAAATAGTTTACCACAAGGTCCCCCCTCTCTGTCACTCTCTTTTTAGTTGCCTTTGACAAACTCAGTCGAGTAATCAATGAGAACAAATATTTCAATCATGTCTTATATGCAGatgatttatgtatatatgccaAAGTAGAAGGCATAACGACGATCCAATCAAAATTCAATAGCAGTAGTAGTAGAAATAACAAACTGGTGCAACATCAGCGGAGCTAAGATATCCATAGCCAAATccaattatttacatacatatatgcagcaGACATACTTGCAAAAGCTTTTCCGTACACAcacataaaaaatgttacatcacttaaaatattAGGTATATTTcttaacaacaaatacaactgGAATCATCACACGAACTATTTGCACAAATCACTACAAAACagacttaatataaaaaaatgtttaagcaacATCAAACTTGAAAGTAATACAAATGCACTACTTAATATTGTGAGAGCTACCATTCTCTCGAAAATCGATTATGGATTATCTCTATACGGTGCTACATCacaaacaaatctttcaaaaatttcatctaTATACCATTCTGCGATTCGTCTGGCGTTAGGCGCTTTTCGCACCACTCCCATCCTCAACATTCTCGCCGAAGCGGGATTTCCGCTAATAAAAGATAGAATCAGTTATATATCCGGACGAACGGCAATCAAACTAACACAAAATGATGACACTGCCTTAAAATCAATAGTAAAAAACAGGctgaaacgaaaacgaaaatcaCGTAAAAAACCAGCAATAGAAAGGCTAATAGAGATAGCCAAACACTTTGACATGCGGTAGGAAAACAATATCACCTCCAACATAAAGTGTCCTCCATGGACACTTCCGACGAACAGCATTCTAGTACAGTTAacacaatataaaaaagaaataactccGGTGTCCGTATTTCTGCAAAACTTTCAACGCATACTCAACAATTACCATAATTGGTCCACACTATATACTGACGGCTCGAAAAATGAAGATGTACTCGCCTTCAGCATTGTTAACGAAAATGCAACACTATCTTCCGCCTTATTACCATATTATGCATCCGTTTTCACAGCCGAAGCAACTGCCATCTATGACGCCtgtaaaatagcagaaaaaaaaacgGAGGAAAATGGCTTATCTGCAGTGACTCACTATCAACTTtgacttcaataaaaaatataaacaacaacGATATATTGATATCTCAAATCAGAGATACGCTAATATCAAACcctgaaaaaataaagttgttttGGATCCCTAGCCATATTGGAATACGTGGAAACACCTTAGCAGATGCAGCAGCAAAACTTGCCACTAAGTCACCGTTACACACAATATACAGTTTTAACAAGGTCGACCTAAAAAACGCAACTAACAAAGCAAATCGACAACAAATGTTACAACGATGGCAAAACATAAACCATTATTATAAATGCATTAATCCTAGCTTCAACCCTCCAATCTTCCCAGCAACAACCACAAGGCGAAACACGATTATTTATACCCTTTTTCGGCTTGGACATACACGCCTGACCCACAGCAACCTCTTTCAAAACAGCAACCCACAAAACCACGTTTGTCAATTCTGCAACGAAGAGACACTTTCTATCCAACACATCGTTACAAATTGTGTAGCAttacattcaataagacaatcaATATCAAGCCACACAATAGAAGAACTTCTATCCGAAGTAAACgcagaaaacattaaaagttttatacactttatttacaaaattaatttgtattttgaaatctaaattatacacgaatattattatataaatacttatgttaCGTAAAGCTGATTGCCTTGCCGCTAATGCttttaattcattgtgattgtaattcattacttttccaattttgaattatacaaaaaaaaaaaaaaaaaaaaaaaaaaaaaaaaaaaaaaaaaaaaaaacattacgtgacccaaagtacaatgaaaaaaagttgccccacggtctgcatcaattcttgtaaaataaagttgtagttattgtctgtcgagccggatctttgaatttcgaaaaattttacaatttacactttaattatgtttataaaatttttaataaaaatatcaaaaaaaaaaaacaaaaaaatatttaaaaaaaccgcatcaaaaaatattaaaaactgtatgagttatcacgCAGACCGTACCGGAAAAagcagtttcgagaaaaacgagtttaaactttcagtGCATTTCTCTCGAGGTCGCGCGCATTTAAAGcaataacttaaaattaattttttaatttaatttgttaactTACGTCTAATCTCCCATTCCAGCTTCATATTGTATGGATTCCTGATCAGTaatcaattgttgttgtttatttttttccagtCTACGAGACGTTCTGGcctcttttgttgctttcaatGATCAGTGATCAATTGTTGTGTGCTGAACAGACattgattctagttgctgtgcattcagatctatctgtggagttacaatacgagcaccgtcattttgattgtggtatattgcaacaccgcctgcaattgcggtaaatatttaaaaatgaaaatattt is from Anastrepha ludens isolate Willacy chromosome 4, idAnaLude1.1, whole genome shotgun sequence and encodes:
- the LOC128861799 gene encoding uncharacterized protein LOC128861799; the encoded protein is MQIISACNPGLPTGSWKFVKAFDNTVTVDGVVTKRATTQVMLLLTNDSLEPLAKSEGMINYGFGKVKVRTYKTDADAIDQLASEIEANDAEEDPMESSSDVESIDMEGYCSSGSELTARLKKMSTSTTTELTAGLSTTYSEKELLSDSQEDSESVNHASSTNKFTSQ